Within Marinomonas mediterranea MMB-1, the genomic segment TTCAGCCCCAGGATGTGATGAGCCGACATCGAGGTGCCAAACACCGCCGTCGATGTGAACTCTTGGGCGGTATCAGCCTGTTATCCCCGGAGTACCTTTTATCCGTTGAGCGATGGCCCTTCCATACAGAACCACCGGATCACTAAGACCTACTTTCGTACCTGCTCGACGTGTCTGTCTCGCAGTTAAGCGCGCTTTTGCCTTTACACTCTATGCATGATTTCCGACCATGCTGAGCGCACCTTCGTGCTCCTCCGTTACTCTTTGGGAGGAGACCGCCCCAGTCAAACTACCCACCACACAGTGTCCTCGATCCCGATAAGGGACCTGAGTTAGAACCTCAAACATACCAGGGTGGTATTTCAAGATTGGCTCCGCTTGAACTGGCGTCCAAGTTTCAAAGCCTCCCACCTATCCTACACAAGTAGGTTCAAAGTTCACTGTGAAGCTATAGTAAAGGTTCACGGGGTCTTTCCGTCTAGCCGCGGATACACAGCATCTTCACTGCGATTTCAATTTCACTGAGTCTCGGGTGGAGACAGTGTGGCCATCGTTACGCCATTCGTGCAGGTCGGAACTTACCCGACAAGGAATTTCGCTACCTTAGGACCGTTATAGTTACGGCCGCCGTTTACTTGGGCTTCGATCAAGAGCTTCGCTTACGCTAACCCCATCAATTAACCTTCAAGCACCGGGCAGGCGTCACACCCTATACGTCCACTTTCGTGTTTGCAGAGTGCTGTGTTTTTAATAAACAGTCGCAGCCACCTGGTATCTTCGACCGATCAAAGCTTAGAGAGCAAGTCTCATCACCCTAACCGGCGCACCTTCTCCCGAAGTTACGGTGCCATTTTGCCTAGTTCCTTCACCCGAGTTCTCTCAAGCGCCTTGGTATTCTCTACCTGACCACCTGTGTCGGTTTGGGGTACGGTCTATGTATATCTGAAGCTTAGAAGTTTTTCCTGGAAGCATGGCATCAACCACTTCACCCAAAAGAGGGTTCGTCATCAATTCTCAGCCTTAAGAGGGTCCGGATTTACCTAAACCCTCAGCCTACAACCTTAAACGCGGACAACCATCGCCGCGCTGGCCTAGCCTTCTCCGTCTCTCCATCGCAATATACATCGGTACAGGAATATTAACCTGTTTCCCATCGACTACGCTTTTCAGCCTCGCCTTAGGGGCCGACTCACCCTGCCCTGATTAACATGGGACAGGAACCCTTGGTCTTCCGGCGAGGGGGTTTTTCACCCCCTTTATCGTTACTCATGTCAACATTCGCACTTCTGATACCTCCAGCCTGCCTTACAGCTTGACCTTCAACGGCTTACAGAACGCTCCTCTACCATACTAGTAAACTAGTATCCGTAGCTTCGGTGTACAGTTTAGCCCCCGTTATATCTTCCGCGCAGGCCGACTCGACTAGTGAGCTATTACGCTTTCTTTAAAGGGTGGCTGCTTCTAAGCCAACCTCCTAGCTGTCTAAGCCTTCCCACATCGTTTCCCACTTAACTGTAACTTTGGGACCTTAGCTGACGGTCTGGGTTGTTTCCCTTTCCACGACGGACGTTAGCACCCGCCGTGTGTCTCCCGCGCTCATACTCATTGGTATTCGGAGTTTGCATGGGGTTGGTAAGTCGGGATGACCCCCTAGCCCAAACAGTGCTCTACCCCCAACGGCAATACGCGAGGCGCTACCTAAATAGCTTTCGAGGAGAACCAGCTATCTCCGGGCTTGATTAGCCTTTCACTCCTATCCACAAGTCATCTCCAAACTTTTCAACGTGTGTGAGTTCGGTCCTCCAGTTGATGTTACTCAACCTTCAACCTGCTCATGGATAGATCGCCCGGTTTCGGGTCTATTCCCAGCAACTAAACGCCCTATTAAGACTCGGTTTCCCTACGGCTCCACTAAATGCTTAACCTTGCTACTGAAAATAAGTCGTTGACCCATTATACAAAAGGTACGCAGTCACCGAACTAAGTCGGCTCCCACTGCTTGTACGTACACGGTTTCAGGATCTATTTCACTCCCCTCACTGGGGTTCTTTTCGCCTTTCCCTCACGGTACTGGTTCACTATCGGTCAGTCAGGAGTATTTAGCCTTGGAGGATGGTCCCCCCATATTCAAACAGGATATCACGTGTCCCGTCTTACTCGATTTCATTGATAAGGCATTTTCGTATACGGGGCTATCACCCACTATGGCGACCCTTTCCAGAGTCTTCTACTAACACCAAATCAACTTAAGGGCTAATCCCCTTTCGCTCGCCGCTACTAAGGGAATCTCAATTGATTTCTTTTCCTAAGGGTACTTAGATGTTTCAGTTCCCCTCGTTCGCCTCGTAACGCTATGTATTCACGTTACGATACCCGCAAGCGGGTGGGTTTCCCCATTCGGAAATCTTGGGATCAAAGTCTGTTTATCGACTCCCCCAAGCTTATCGCAGATTACCACGTCCTTCATCGCCTCTGACTGCCAAGGCATCCACCGTGCACGCTTGGTCACTTGACCATATAACCCAAAATGATCTCATTCAGTAATACTGAATCAGAAACATTGAACTACATACCAAAGAGCTTTTGTACCTCTTTGGATTTACGATTGTTAGATTGTTTACTCAAATCTCAGAAGGAATTAAGAGATCCGAATATCAATCCACCGGTTTGACGCTTGATTATCGTCTATTTCAAAAAGTCATATTGTTAAAGAGCAAGTTTAGTGCAAAGCACTAAGTCAGATGCTTGATGAGTAAATCAGTCAAACTTCTTGCTTAGAACTCTGTTCTAAAACACTTTTAAGATAGGTTGCTATGAGAACTCATAGCCATCAGATAATTTGTGTGAACGCTCACCAGAGCTTCTTATCGTTTAAGGAGGTGATCCAGCCCCAGGTTCCCCTAGGGCTACCTTGTTACGACTTCACCCCAGTCATTGACCACTCCGTGGTAACCGCCATCCCCGAAGGGTTAAGCTAGCTACTTCTGGAGCAATCAACTCCCATGGTGTGACGGGCGGTGTGTACAAGGCCCGGGAACGTATTCACCGTGGCATTCTGATCCACGATTACTAGCGATTCCGACTTCATGGAGTCGAGTTGCAGACTCCAATCCGGACTACGACGCACTTTTTGGGATTTGCTTACTTTCGCAAGTTCGCCGCCCTCTGTATGCGCCATTGTAGCACGTGTGTAGCCCTACTCGTAAGGGCCATGATGACTTGACGTCGTCCCCACCTTCCTCCGGTTTGTCACCGGCAGTCTCCTTAGAGTTCTCAGCATCACCTGCTAGCAAATAAGGATAAGGGTTGCGCTCGTTACGGGACTTAACCCAACATTTCACAACACGAGCTGACGACAGCCATGCAGCACCTGTCTCAGAGTTCCCGAAGGCACCAAAGCATCTCTGCTAAGTTCTCTGGATGTCAAGAGTAGGTAAGGTTCTTCGCGTTGCTTCGAATTAAACCACATGCTCCACCGCTTGTGCGGGCCCCCGTCAATTCATTTGAGTTTTAACCTTGCGGCCGTACTCCCCAGGCGGTCTACTTATCGCGTTAGCTGCGCCACTAATCTAAAATCGACCAACGGCTAGTAGACATCGTTTACGGCGTGGACTACCAGGGTATCTAATCCTGTTTGCTCCCCACGCTTTCGCACCTCAGTGTCAGTATCAGTCCAGGATGTCGCCTTCGCCACTGATGTTCCTTCCTATATCTACGCATTTCACCGCTACACAGGAAATTCCACATCCCTCTACCGTACTCTAGCCTGCCAGTATCAGGTGCAATTCCAAGGTTGAGCCCTGGGCTTTCACATCTGACTTAACAAACCACCTACGCGCGCTTTACGCCCAGTAATTCCGATTAACGCTTGCACCCTCTGTATTACCGCGGCTGCTGGCACAGAGTTAGCCGGTGCTTCTTCTGAAGCTAACGTCAAAGTACTTGAGTATTAATCAAGCACCCTTCCTCACTTCTGAAAGTGCTTTACAACCCTAAGGCCTTCTTCACACACGCGGCATGGCTGGATCAGGGTTGCCCCCATTGTCCAATATTCCCCACTGCTGCCTCCCGTAGGAGTCTGGGCCGTGTCTCAGTCCCAGTGTGGCTGATCATCCTCTCAGACCAGCTAGAGATCGTCGCCTTGGTAGGCCTTTACCCCACCAACTAGCTAATCTCACGCAGGCTCATCTAATAGCGGAAGGTCCGAAGATCCCCTCCTTTCCCCAAAAGGGCGTATGCGGTATTAGCATGCGTTTCCACATGTTGTCCCCCTCTACTAGGCAGATTCCTACGCGTTACTCACCCGTCCGCCGCTCGACGCCTGATAGCAAGCTATCATCGTTTCCGCTCGACTTGCATGTGTTAAGCCTGCCGCCAGCGTTCAATCTGAGCCATGATCAAACTCTTCAGTTAAAAGAATTTGCTCTAACTCATGAATAACGTCTGACTTTAACTATTTGCCTTCCAACCTAAGTTGAAAGACCGTAAAGCAAATTGACGTGTTCACTCATCAAAGACTTTAATTTTTAGAAGTCTCCAGCGAGCGCCCACACAAATTATCTGATTATCTATTTTAAAGAGCGTGCTGACTTGGCAATCCTAAGAAGTGTTCTTCTTAGTGTCTCACTCGTTGTTCTGAGTGGTTGTCCGTGTCAGCGAGGGCGTATATTAAGGATCTACAGATTTAGTGCAAGTCCTTTTTCACCTTTTTATTGAAAAAGTCGCCCTGGCGGTCAAAAAGACAAGTTTAAATTTGGCTACAACCCGCATCAGTAAAGGACTACAGCACATTATCACCCTATAAAATAAATCCACCTATTTTCTTTATAGGTGCTATACAGACCATAAAGGTACAAAAAAGGCGCCGAGGCGCCTTTTAAACGATCAATCCCTTATCTCTTATTTAAGACCCTGCCTACTCATCTTCCCAAGGGTGGGCATAATGTTGCGGTTCCACTTTATTGATAAGGGCGTTTTCTCCTCTCATTACATCCTCTACCACTAAAGAGACTGCTTTACGCAGTCTGTCAATGCGACGAGTAGAGGCATTACCACCATCTAACTTTGACCTCAAGATCTCAATTTGAGCGAGCGCGACACGTTGGCTACTTTTATCGAGTTGACTAGCATGACCACATAATGTCGCTATACACATGAGAGTTTCGATTTTTTGACCTAACCTTTGTAGAGGGATCTGAGCCCGTGTTAACTCTAACTGATAGACAAGACTTATTTTGAAATAATCCCAACGACAACGTTTTAACTCTCGTTCTGCATAACGTATATGATTTCTAAACATTTTAGGGATCTTGCGGTACCGCGAATTAAAACAAGTCGGAATCACTTTCGTAATGCCCGCCTTTACCCGTTCTAAAGCATTTTCGACAACCCAACCTGAAAGTTTCCAAAAATCCGGTTTCATAACCAATGATAAAACAATATTTATAGATCGAAGCGGATACGCCATAAATGCAGCGACATTCAAACGTAATATTCGTTTATCCGCGGGAAGGGAATTACCGCCTTTGTCCAGATTAGTTTTCTGCAATACATTAAGCAACCCAGACATATAATCCGTCGTGAATCGTTTAGTTAGATCTCGAACCATACCTAAACGAATCAAGTCATCTTCGCCCTCCACAATACCAAAAGCATGTGCGGTCGCCCTAATATCTGAAATGCGTGAACCTTTATCTAAGCTTCGGCCTCCCATCACTCGCTCGCAAGCAATTAGGGACTCAAGTAAATAATGAGCGCTGGCAGACTTAGTGACATCTCTTAACCCCGCTAGATCAACTCTATCCTGATCCTGTGCAAGAGAAAGATGAGACAAAGCCTGCGCCGTTAGCGCACCACCTAATATTTTAACTAAACCAAGGCGGGGAAGCTCATGCTTGATTACCTTGCCCCCTACTCCTTCTCGTTTTTGAGCATAGTAAGCTGCATCAGACGCCATCATTCTCTGAAAGCCTGCCGCTTGAGCCGCCAGCATACAACGGCCCATTCTTAAACAGTAAAATAGTACCTCAACACCATTCCCTTGAATCTCTTGCTCATACGGAATGGGAAAATGTCTAAAACTAATTCTTGAATTAATATTCTGTTGAAAGGCACTGACATTCGAGCTTTTACAACTAAAGCTAAACTCTGCGTCAATGTCCTCTTCTGGTAACTCGACAATAAACAAAGCCAACTCTTTACTGCTTTTCCCTTTTCTAGCCACGATTGCCATAAGCCCACCGTGAGTCGCGCTGGTAATATAAAGCTTATTACGCTCACCTTCAGCATAAAGCCGCCAGCACTTATTCTCTTCATCTGCCTCGACGTAAGCTTGAACACGTTTAGCATTAACGCCCACACCGACCTCAGTAAGCGCAAAGGCAATTAATTGACCACTACTGATAGAAGGGAGATATTGAGATTTTTGAAAAGACGTTCCGTATCCCAGTAACGCACTCGAACCGATAGTCAATTGCCCAGATATTTCAACTGACAAAGCACCTAACCCCTGAGAGGCAAATTCTTCAGTCAAACACGCGAATTCGCTATATCGCTTTCCTTTACCACCATATTCAGTAGGAACAGTAAATCCATACGCTCCTTTTTTGGCTACTGAGTGGCGGAGTTCTGACGTTATTTTCCCATCTGTTCCAAATGCCTCACCTTTATTAAGACATTCCATCGCCTCATGCAAAATCTCTTGCGCCTCTTCCGTTACAGAGGACTTCATATTTTTCCCACCCGAACAAAGTTCCTCTATGTCGGGTTGTGGCCCATAAATCATTCTTTCAACCAAACTGGATTTGGTCGCAGCAAGGCGTCGATCCGCCGCGTTTGCAGCCGCTTCCAATACAGAAACATCTTCAGCTTGTGCAGAATCACCAGCAGCTTTGAGAGCTTCTGCCGATACAGAGTCTTGTGAATAGTTACTCATGCGTAAATTCCTCTAATTATTATGACTTGGAACGACGACCTTTGAGTGAAGGGCTTTTTCGTTGTGTCTTTATAGAAATTTACGTGATAGTAAGGAGAGTAGAAATAGCATGAAATGCCGATTTACTTTGCATAAAGTGCCAGTAAAGCCAATTATGACAAATACCAAGCTGCTTAACTAAAAAATCGGTCTCGATACTCGGTCGGTGTACACCCCAGCCACTTACGAAACGCCCTAGAAAAGACAGCCGCATCCGAAAAGCCCACTTTTTCAGCGACCTTATGAATAGACACGCCGTTCTGAGCAAGCCAAAAACAAGCCCTATCCATACGCATCCGATCTTTAACTTCCTGATAGGACGTTTCTTCTTTGTCTAACTTGCGTATAAGCGTTCGACGGGACATATGAAGCGTTTTCGCAGCCTCATCGATGGTAGGAAAGCCTTCTTCAAAGGACTTACTAAGCAAGGAACGCAAATCACTGGCAACACTAATGTCTCCTGGCTGTTTTAAAAACAATTCAATCGGGCAACGCTTCATATAGGCTTTTAACGAATCTAAGCTTTGCCTGTTTTCGCAATCTAAAAACACATTACTAAAAGTAATTGAAAGCACAGGTTGATTAAATCGACGCTCACACGGATAGAGTTCAACATAATCATGTTGTTCAAAAGGCTCCGCATAAGGAAAACAAACTTCAAGTAAAGGGATACGCTCCTGTATGAGCCATGAGGAATAGCTGTGCCATGCCAAAAGCGTCATATCGGAAAACAAATGAGAGGAATCAAGATCTAGGTCTGCCATCCTAAACTCTAAGGTCGCGCGATCCTCCGTTTCAATCAACGCCATTTCATAAGCATTTGAGATCATGTTATAAAAACGGGCGGCTAAATAAAGCGCTTTACCTAACGTTTCTTCATGTACAGTCACTCGCCCCATCATAAAAAACGAACCCGCAGGAAGTGGTGATCGAGACAATCCCATTGATTCATCCTGAAGAAGGGTCCAGATTCCTTCAACAACACCCGCTAATTTTTCAATTTCTATCTGTAAATTAGGATCATCAACAACGCTAGGAGACAAATCAGCCTCTCTAAAAAGAGAATCTGCATCTAAGCCTTTTTCGACAGCAAGACGATAAAGTCTGCCAATATAGTGGTTAGATGTTGTCAGGGTTTCTCTGATTCGAGGCATGGCCTTCCCTAGTGATTAAATTAGGTAGGTAAGTAAGATAGCACTATTAACGTTACGATCAACGGCATAGCGACAAATATTTTGGTATCCACTTATGGCAATCAGACTATTATAGTCCTTTACTATATTCCACGAATTGAAGCCATAAACGTAAAAAGGCGCCTAAGCGCCTTTTTTATTATTTCGATACACCAAGCCTTAATGACTAAAGCGTAAATAAGTGATGTTTCTTCTTACCTAGCTTCACAAGGAAGTACTTGCCGTAGTAGCCATTATCCGCCGCAAAGATATCAGATGCAGACATGTTATCTGCTATTCCCTTAGCAACGCCATTAACAAAGACTGAATTACGTTGAAGCGCATCTTTAACTTGCTTGCCTGATGCAGCAAGTCCGGCTTCCGCTAGTAAAGACGTTAGAGGCGTTTCTGCTAGGTTTGCCTCAACAAGTGAGCTGCTTGGCAATCCATCTAACTTGATTTGCTCTAGATCCTGTTCACTCAACTGATCCGCTTTCCCACTGAACAACGCTTGAGTAATACGCTCAGCCGCTGCAAGCCCTTCTTCACCATGAACTAGCTTAGTTGCTTCACGAGCAAGAATAGACTGGCCTTGTGGCTTGCCTGTACTTTCTTTATCTGCTTGCTCAATCGCATCAATCTCTTCCATCGTCAGGAAGGTAAAGTACTTAAGGAACTTGTATACATCTGCATCCGCCGTATTCATCCAGAATTGGTAGAAAGCATATTGAGACGTTTTCTTAGGATCAAGCCATACCGCGCCAGACTCTGTTTTTCCGAATTTAGTACCATCCGATTTTGTAACAAGAGGTACAGTCAAACCAAATACTTGAGATTGATTTTGACGGCGCGAAAGATCAATACCCCCAACAATATTACCCCATTGGTCGCTACCACCAATCTGAAGCGTACAACCATAAGCACGATTTAATTCTGCAAAGTCCATACCTTGCAGTAGAGCATATGAAAACTCTGTGAACGAAATGCCAGCACCTTCACGATTCAAGCGTTGTTGTACCGATTCTTTGTTAATCATGGCGTTAACTGAAAAGTGCTTACCGATTTCACGTAGGAAATCCAACACATTCATTTCACCGGCCCAATCAAGGTTATTAACAACACGTGCAGGGTTAGTTACTTCATCAAACTGAACAAATTGACTCACCTGCCCACGAATTTTATCGACCCATCCAGCAACCACGTCAGCCGTATTTAATTGACGCTCTGCCGCCTTAAAGCTAGGATCGCCGATCAGTCCTGTCGCGCCGCCAACTAACGCAATTGGATTATGCCCTGCGTCTTGGAAACGCTTCAGCACAAGTAAAGGCACAAGGTGACCTAAATGAAGACTGTCAGCAGTTGGATCGAAGCCACAATAAAGAGTACGACTACCAGTTTCCAAATGAGCACGCAGCTCTTCTTCCGCTGTCATTTGCGCAATCAGCCCGCGAGCCTGTAAATCCGCCAAAAGGTCGTTAATGCCTACCGTCATGTTTTCGATCCGTTATTCAAATAATTAAGAATGAGTTAATTAGGCGACTTTTACTCCGCCCAAGATTACAAAGCGTTCAATTATAAAAGCAATGTTGTTAGGATGATAAGGATTAATTCAAAGAAATTGCGGTAATTACGCTTGATCAACAAATTTTCTCAAAAAACCATCTTAATGCTTGCGCTAGGTTCTTTTATTTTCGCCCTATCGTTCGCACTGTATGCTGTATATGGTGGCTCAGTTAGCAATGACAGCCCACGCCCCCAACAACAGATCCAAATATCAAAGACAGCCTCATCTAAAGAAGCACTCGGCACGACTCCAACAAAAAACGGCTTGTACGAGGTCGCGACACCCCAACATTTAAAAAACAATAAAAAAGACATCATAGAGCAAACGATCACCATTGCCTCAGGGGATTCTCTGTCGACTGTTCTTTCTAGTATGGGGATCTCTCAACAAGATGTTTACCGTGTGGCCAATGCCCGTGACGCAAATTCTGAGCTACTGAGGATACAACCAGGACAAACCCTAAACGTTAAAGCAGAGTTCCCAGAAGGACGGCTAAAAGAATTAACCTATATTCAAAGCAAGCTGAAACGAACTTTATATGAGCGGCAGCAAGATGGTCAGTTTTCATTCGTAGTACAGCTTACTAAGCCCGAAACGAAACAGATCTATAAAGAGGTCACAATCACAAACTCTATCTTTGTCGATGGGATAAAGGCGGGGATTCCACAATCCGTACTCATTCAACTCACACAAATATTTGCGTGGGACATAGACTTTGCGACCGATATACGAAAAGGCGATTCGTTTAGCCTACTTTACGAAGAGAATGAATTAGAAGGCGAAGTGTTAGGAACAGGCAATATTATAGCGGCGAACTTTATTAATATAGGCAGAAGCTTCCAAACTATTCGTTATGATGACGGCGATGAGTTTAATTATTACACACCAGACGGACTGTCGATGCGAAAAGCTTTTATACGAAGTCCCGTCGACTTCACTCGTATATCATCTAAATTCAACCCAAATAGACTGCACCCTATTTTTAAGACATCGCAACCCCATCAAGGCGTCGACTACGCCGCCAAAAGCGGCACTCCAGTAAAGGCAGCAGGTGCAGGTAAAGTCAAATACGTTGGCGAACTCAAAGGATATGGGAACACGATTATTATCGAGCATGGACAGGGCTACTCAACACTGTACGCCCATTTACAAGGATTTAAAAAAGGCTTACAAGCAAACCGTTATATAGAACAAGGAGACTTAATTGGCTTCGTTGGCCAAACAGGTTGGGCTACCGGCCCCCATTTGCATTTTGAATTTCGTATTAATGGCATTCACAAAGACCCTATGACTGTCGAGATACCGCATGATTCTCCGATGAGCAAAGACTCATTAAAAAAGTATTTGCCGTATGCTAGAAGTGTAATGACGGAGCTTAGTCAGCATTATTCCGACGCATTCGGGCAGAAAAACGAGGTGATATCGAAGCGACACGCCACAACATTTTAGAAGCGCATTTGGAAAAAATAATATTGTCTAATGAAAACCATAAGACCAAAAAAAAGCAGCTAAATTAGCTGCTTTTTTGATAAAAACGTACTCTCGTAATTTAAAGCGCGCTTTGAACAAAGTCGATAAGTTGAGACTTTGTAACTGCACCAACTTTAGTCGCAGCCACTTCACCACCTTTAACGATGATTAGCGTAGGAATACCGCGAACATTGTATTTAGGAGCCGTTTCTGTGTTTTCATCAACATTCAGTTTAACGACTTTAACCTTACCTTCGAACTCATCAGCGACGTCCGCAAGGATAGGTGCAATCATTTTACATGGACCACACCAAGGTGCCCAGAAATCAACAATAACAGGAACGTCAGATTCAAGAACTTCGCTTTGAAACTGAGCATCAGTAATGTTAAGAATGTTTTCGCTCATTAGAGTTTCCTTAAACAGTTAATACTTTTAAATAATGGGCATAGTGTAGCATCAATCCCGATAATGAAAAATCATTTACGACTAACAACTTAATAGGTGCATACTATTTGTTGAATTAAGCGGTTAAATTCAGCCACACTCAAATGGTTACAAACATTACGGGGAGTTAGAAAACACCAAGCTCGGCAATCGCCGTCGGCAATTCACGCAACGAGTGCACCTCGGAATCCGGCTTCATATCCCAATCGGTCTTCCAATGCCGCGCGCCATGTCGATTAAACCAAATTGTTCGACATCCGGCTTGAGCCGCACCTTGAACATCATCTATAGGATGATCGCCAATATGAATAATATCCTTCGTATCTACATCGGCTTGAACCGCAGCCGCTTCAAAAATTTCGGGGTTAGGCTTCGCTCTTCCAACTTCATCAGCACGCAATGCAAATTCAAAGTAGGCACCTAAACCGACAGATGGGTGGTAAACATCCGCATTTCCATTGGTAATGACGCCCATTCGATAATGCTCCGCTAGGACCGCTATCGAACTTTTTGCTTCGGGATACAAATCTACTTTTTGACGCCAAGCATAAAAGTGATCGAACGCAGACTGAGATATTTGGCGAGCCTCTTCCGTTGGCAAACCGTATTCACGAAAGGCTTTCACATAAATTCGTTTGCGTATTTCACTGACATCATGAGCTACATTCGGTGCGTTATCGATCACCTCTGATTTAATTTTTTCATAGGCGCTTGCATCAAACATGTCATGAAAACCAGGAAAACGCTCCTCAAACCACGCTTCCATCGCGTGATTGGCTCTCACAATAACAGGATCAACGTCCCACAATGTATTATCTAAATCAAAGGTGATTAACGTCATTAC encodes:
- a CDS encoding acyl-CoA dehydrogenase family protein, whose amino-acid sequence is MSNYSQDSVSAEALKAAGDSAQAEDVSVLEAAANAADRRLAATKSSLVERMIYGPQPDIEELCSGGKNMKSSVTEEAQEILHEAMECLNKGEAFGTDGKITSELRHSVAKKGAYGFTVPTEYGGKGKRYSEFACLTEEFASQGLGALSVEISGQLTIGSSALLGYGTSFQKSQYLPSISSGQLIAFALTEVGVGVNAKRVQAYVEADEENKCWRLYAEGERNKLYITSATHGGLMAIVARKGKSSKELALFIVELPEEDIDAEFSFSCKSSNVSAFQQNINSRISFRHFPIPYEQEIQGNGVEVLFYCLRMGRCMLAAQAAGFQRMMASDAAYYAQKREGVGGKVIKHELPRLGLVKILGGALTAQALSHLSLAQDQDRVDLAGLRDVTKSASAHYLLESLIACERVMGGRSLDKGSRISDIRATAHAFGIVEGEDDLIRLGMVRDLTKRFTTDYMSGLLNVLQKTNLDKGGNSLPADKRILRLNVAAFMAYPLRSINIVLSLVMKPDFWKLSGWVVENALERVKAGITKVIPTCFNSRYRKIPKMFRNHIRYAERELKRCRWDYFKISLVYQLELTRAQIPLQRLGQKIETLMCIATLCGHASQLDKSSQRVALAQIEILRSKLDGGNASTRRIDRLRKAVSLVVEDVMRGENALINKVEPQHYAHPWEDE
- a CDS encoding AraC family transcriptional regulator; the encoded protein is MPRIRETLTTSNHYIGRLYRLAVEKGLDADSLFREADLSPSVVDDPNLQIEIEKLAGVVEGIWTLLQDESMGLSRSPLPAGSFFMMGRVTVHEETLGKALYLAARFYNMISNAYEMALIETEDRATLEFRMADLDLDSSHLFSDMTLLAWHSYSSWLIQERIPLLEVCFPYAEPFEQHDYVELYPCERRFNQPVLSITFSNVFLDCENRQSLDSLKAYMKRCPIELFLKQPGDISVASDLRSLLSKSFEEGFPTIDEAAKTLHMSRRTLIRKLDKEETSYQEVKDRMRMDRACFWLAQNGVSIHKVAEKVGFSDAAVFSRAFRKWLGCTPTEYRDRFFS
- the tyrS gene encoding tyrosine--tRNA ligase → MTVGINDLLADLQARGLIAQMTAEEELRAHLETGSRTLYCGFDPTADSLHLGHLVPLLVLKRFQDAGHNPIALVGGATGLIGDPSFKAAERQLNTADVVAGWVDKIRGQVSQFVQFDEVTNPARVVNNLDWAGEMNVLDFLREIGKHFSVNAMINKESVQQRLNREGAGISFTEFSYALLQGMDFAELNRAYGCTLQIGGSDQWGNIVGGIDLSRRQNQSQVFGLTVPLVTKSDGTKFGKTESGAVWLDPKKTSQYAFYQFWMNTADADVYKFLKYFTFLTMEEIDAIEQADKESTGKPQGQSILAREATKLVHGEEGLAAAERITQALFSGKADQLSEQDLEQIKLDGLPSSSLVEANLAETPLTSLLAEAGLAASGKQVKDALQRNSVFVNGVAKGIADNMSASDIFAADNGYYGKYFLVKLGKKKHHLFTL
- a CDS encoding M23 family metallopeptidase; translated protein: MINKFSQKTILMLALGSFIFALSFALYAVYGGSVSNDSPRPQQQIQISKTASSKEALGTTPTKNGLYEVATPQHLKNNKKDIIEQTITIASGDSLSTVLSSMGISQQDVYRVANARDANSELLRIQPGQTLNVKAEFPEGRLKELTYIQSKLKRTLYERQQDGQFSFVVQLTKPETKQIYKEVTITNSIFVDGIKAGIPQSVLIQLTQIFAWDIDFATDIRKGDSFSLLYEENELEGEVLGTGNIIAANFINIGRSFQTIRYDDGDEFNYYTPDGLSMRKAFIRSPVDFTRISSKFNPNRLHPIFKTSQPHQGVDYAAKSGTPVKAAGAGKVKYVGELKGYGNTIIIEHGQGYSTLYAHLQGFKKGLQANRYIEQGDLIGFVGQTGWATGPHLHFEFRINGIHKDPMTVEIPHDSPMSKDSLKKYLPYARSVMTELSQHYSDAFGQKNEVISKRHATTF
- the trxA gene encoding thioredoxin TrxA, giving the protein MSENILNITDAQFQSEVLESDVPVIVDFWAPWCGPCKMIAPILADVADEFEGKVKVVKLNVDENTETAPKYNVRGIPTLIIVKGGEVAATKVGAVTKSQLIDFVQSAL
- a CDS encoding HAD family hydrolase gives rise to the protein MTLITFDLDNTLWDVDPVIVRANHAMEAWFEERFPGFHDMFDASAYEKIKSEVIDNAPNVAHDVSEIRKRIYVKAFREYGLPTEEARQISQSAFDHFYAWRQKVDLYPEAKSSIAVLAEHYRMGVITNGNADVYHPSVGLGAYFEFALRADEVGRAKPNPEIFEAAAVQADVDTKDIIHIGDHPIDDVQGAAQAGCRTIWFNRHGARHWKTDWDMKPDSEVHSLRELPTAIAELGVF